Below is a genomic region from Bacteroidales bacterium.
TGTTCTACTTCTTCACCCAGTCGTCCAATAAGATAAAATGTTTCACCCAATAGGCGATCAAGAATTTCATAGAGCAAAATGTCGCTTGATTTTGACATTATTTCTTCTTTTACTTTTTCATTTTCCTTGGCAGCATTGAAAATATTCCGAACTATCCATTGGGAATTAGCAATTGTAATAACATATTTTTCGCCCCAGAAAACCTTTACTTCACTGGTTTTTATGAAACGGTTTGCTTTATCGAAAATAGGAAAATGAAGGATTATAAAATAATAATCGTCGTATATATCAAGCTTCGGACGTTGGGTTTTGCTTTGAAGGTCTTCCAGGTCGAGAGGGTGGAAACTGAAGTTGTCCTGCAAAAACTGTATGTCGTTGTCGGACGGGTTTACTATGTGGTACCATTTTAAATCATTGTTATGAATAGTTTCTATCATAACTCACCCCCTTTTATTAAACCTGGTTTCTACATTCCTTTAATTATTATGAATTGCAAAGTTAAATAAAAATTCAGCTTATATAAAACAAATTATATTAAACCTTCTTCCACTTCAATGTTTCAATCATGTGCTTTATATCTTTCTTCAGTAAAGAAATTACAGGCGCCAGCGAATCGTTATTAGGGGCAACATTAAAATATAAAGCTCCACGTATAAAATTATTCGTACTGTCAGTAACATAGAATTGGTAAGAAGAAGCAGCACCAATACCTTCAATATCGTATATTATTCCATAAACTTTATTCTTGCTAATATTAATACGTGTATCATCTATATTGCTTGCTTTAGCAATATGTTTCATGGCAAGATTGTAAGCATCTTCCGAATATTTTGAAAGATTATTTTTTACCACTTTATAGCTTAGATGCAATTGCCCTTTAAATTTTGGAAAATTAATATTTATCCAATATGGTTCAGCATTTTTTATTGAATCGGGAGAAATTTGAGAATATACAGGATACTCAAAAGAAAAAGGATAGGTAGTATCGAAAAGTTTGTA
It encodes:
- the gldD gene encoding gliding motility lipoprotein GldD; protein product: MNRIIKNIFALMILLSVSLFLSCGGGDSVPKPKGYFRIDLPKNEYKLFDTTYPFSFEYPVYSQISPDSIKNAEPYWININFPKFKGQLHLSYKVVKNNLSKYSEDAYNLAMKHIAKASNIDDTRINISKNKVYGIIYDIEGIGAASSYQFYVTDSTNNFIRGALYFNVAPNNDSLAPVISLLKKDIKHMIETLKWKKV